The Mercurialis annua linkage group LG2, ddMerAnnu1.2, whole genome shotgun sequence genome contains a region encoding:
- the LOC126669918 gene encoding cytokinin dehydrogenase 7, producing MMIAYLERFIHENDTESRPDDTVSTTTILQSLDLQGLSIDCVSTGYAGKDFGGLYSSNPLAIVRPAGADDVARVVKAAYLSPNNLTVAARGNGHSINGQAMTDDRGLVLDMRSTAENHFEVLRMSDGEMFVDVSGGALWEDVLIRCVVSFNLAPRSWTDYLGLTVGGTLSNAGVSGQAFRYGPQTSNVAELDIVTGKGDLLTCSETENSDLFFGALGGLGQFGIITRARVKLQSAPDMVRWIRLVYTEFDCFTRDAESLVTRTNDLSFDYVEGFVFVNSDDHVNGWPSVPLHADHGFDHTAIPATAGSVLYCLEVALHYQNTDLPATVDAAVNSLLGRLGFVEDLKFQVDVTYVEFLLRVKRSEEDARANGIWDAPHPWLNILISKRDIAKFDQTVFKKILKEGVGGPMLVYPLLRSRWDCRTSVVIPTEGEIFYIVALLRFTLPYPKGPSIEKLVAQNQEIVQLCVRNGFDFKLYLPHYHSQEDWKRHFGNQWSRFVDRKASFDPMAILAPGQKIFQRISPS from the exons ATGATGATAGCGTACCTGGAACGATTCATCCACGAAAACGACACCGAATCGAGACCAGACGACACCGTTTCAACAACAACCATTTTGCAGTCTCTAGATCTTCAAGGATTGTCAATCGACTGCGTTTCCACTGGTTACGCCGGTAAAGATTTCGGCGGTTTGTACTCTTCAAATCCTTTAGCTATTGTAAGACCCGCCGGCGCCGATGACGTCGCTAGAGTTGTAAAAGCTGCTTACCTCTCACCAAACAATCTAACGGTTGCAGCAAGAGGTAACGGTCATTCTATCAACGGTCAAGCTATGACGGACGATCGTGGTCTTGTTTTAGATATGCGCTCCACCGCAGAGAATCATTTCGAGGTTCTGAGAATGAGtgacggtgaaatgtttgtggATGTTTCCGGTGGAGCATTATGGGAAGATGTGTTGATACGGTGCGTTGTTAGTTTTAATTTGGCTCCGAGGTCGTGGACTGATTATCTCGGTTTAACGGTTGGCGGAACGTTATCCAACGCCGGCGTTAGTGGTCAGGCCTTCCGTTACGGACCGCAGACTTCTAACGTGGCGGAATTAGATATTGTTACCGGAAAAGGCGATTTGTTAACGTGCTCTGAAACGGAAAACTCCGACTTGTTTTTCGGAGCTCTTGGCGGACTTGGCCAATTTGGTATAATAACACGAGCTAGAGTGAAGTTACAGTCAGCACCAGATATG GTGAGATGGATAAGGTTGGTCTACACCGAGTTCGATTGTTTCACTCGGGATGCGGAATCGTTAGTGACTCGGACAAACGATTTGTCGTTTGATTACGTGGAAGGATTTGTGTTCGTAAACAGTGATGACCATGTAAACGGGTGGCCCTCCGTACCGTTACACGCGGACCATGGGTTCGACCACACGGCCATTCCTGCAACCGCTGGCTCAGTCCTCTACTGCTTGGAAGTGGCTCTACACTACCAAAACACGGACCTCCCTGCAACGGTTGATGCG GCTGTGAACAGCTTGCTTGGACGGCTAGGATTCGTCGAGGATTTGAAATTCCAAGTGGACGTAACCTACGTGGAGTTTTTATTGCGTGTAAAGCGTTCAGAGGAGGACGCCAGAGCTAACGGAATCTGGGACGCACCTCACCCTTGGTTAAACATACTCATCTCAAAACGTGACATTGCTAAATTCGATCAAACGGTGTTCAAGAAGATCTTAAAGGAAGGAGTCGGTGGGCCCATGCTGGTGTACCCTCTACTGCGAAGCAG ATGGGATTGTCGGACGTCTGTGGTGATACCAACAGAAGGTGAAATTTTCTACATAGTAGCATTGCTTAGGTTCACTCTTCCATACCCAAAAGGTCCTTCAATTGAAAAATTGGTAGCTCAAAATCAAGAGATTGTGCAATTATGTGTTAGGAAtggatttgatttcaaattgtATCTTCCTCACTACCATTCCCAAGAGGATTGGAAACGACACTTTGGTAATCAATGGTCCAGATTTGTTGATAGGAAGGCCAGTTTTGATCCCATGGCCATCCTTGCTCCAGGACAGAAAATTTTTCAGAGGATCTCTCCTTCCTAG